One Synechococcus sp. Nb3U1 genomic window, CCTTCTAAAAATATTCTCAAGGCCGTGTTAATGACTTCGTCAAAGTTTTCCATCGTCAGTAAAACATTGGCTGCTTTGGCGGTGGCAATAAGAAGGCGATCACGTCGCTGCAACATGCGATCATAATCTTCTATATTTGGAATGCGGCGCTGGATTACAGCTTCCCCCTCAGCCTGGCGGGGATCCTCGTTGTACATCGTCTTTCCCTTGAAGTCATCCAACTGGGATGGAAAATCCATCCACTACAAATCAGAGCTCGGCGCATCAAGCTAAGTCTGAAAACATCAAGATCTCTCAAAGGGATCCTATTCCCAGTCAGCCAAAAATTTCCCAAGGTCATAACAACCTTGAGCCTTACCCATTGGTTTTCACAACATCACAGGTCAGGAACATCTGACCCTAGAAGCCGTCGCTATCTAGGTCAGTGGGGGAAAACATCTTCTCAACATTCTCCCAATTACCTCTCGCGCCACAGGCCGAGTTGCAGCCTTTTCTGACTCCACACAAACCCTTGAGCTAGGCAAAAAACCTTATAGAGCAAGGGATTGACCTGAATCTGCTGTATCAGATAACTCTGGAGAAGGCTGTAGCTTGGTATCTCTATTGTCAACATCCCCCTAGCAGGGGTCTTCCAGATTTTTGCGCCTTTTTTACAAGTTCTTGCTAGTGCTGCCTCAAAAACTCTTTGGGGGTAACACCCGTCAGCCGCTTGAAGTGATGGTAGAGATGCCCTTGACTGGTAAAGCCCACTGCATAAGCTATCTCAGCAATAGGCAGGTGTTTCTGCAAGAGAAGTTGCTTAGCCTGTTCAACACGACACTGAATGTGATATTTGTGCGGTGCCATACCAGTCGATTGCTTAAAAAGCCGAGAAAAGTGATAAGGGCTTAATTGGACTAGGTTAGCCAGCTCTGACAAACTTAAATCACGATCCAGATATTCCTGTATATAGGCAACGACTTGTCGTAATTTTTGATCAGATAGGCCTTTCGCAGTGCTTTTTGGCTTGAATTTTTGGCTCGAATAGCGAGAGATCAAATGAGCTGCCAACGCAGTGGACATTGCATCCGCATAAAGCTTAGTGGCTGAACCGTCAATTTCTAAAGATGTCTTAAGGGCAACGGCAATTTGATAGATTAAGGGGTCGAAATCACGACGCAACCTAGGGATCAACTCAATTTCTTCTCGCTCGCACAGTTCTGCTCCCACTCGCACGAAAATAGTTTTCTCCAAGAACAAGTCGAGGTAGGTGGCTTCTTGATACCACTCAAACTCTTGCCACAAGTCGGCAGGGTAAATACCGATGTCACCGGGAACGGAATCGATGGTTGCGGTGTGCCCATCTAGTTTCGATCGTACTTTGACAGAATTGCCATAATTCACACAGATGGTGTGAAAACTAGGATTGTATTCTGGAATGGAAAAAGGCGGTTGCTGGGCTAGCACAAGGTGAAACCCTCTCCAATCTGCACCCTGACTGGAAAGAAGCGGGGTGTGTGGATAGAGAAGGCCCACTTGGCTGGAGAGGTCAGGAATGGAAGGAGTCGGAGGTGCCATGCCAGCCCAAACTAGGGGTTATAAAAGATAAAGTAAATCCTAACAGGGAACCCGTGAAAGAGCTGTAAGGCTGACCTGATAGAGGTGTACTCCCTAGTCAGGCCCAAGCCAGCAAGAGAGGCCTTGGGATCATAGCCGTACCTTACCCAAGCACTGGTACTCCCCCAGGCAGACGTCTCATCCACCCGATGGTTAGTATGGTTAGTAAATGTAAATGCCCCCTTGATCGTCCACATTTAGGGTGCGGTCTCCATTCACATCGTTGATCTTACGGACTTCCAGGCTGAGTTGATTGCCTTCCGCCGACAAGCCATAGTTAAGAGCAGAGCGCTCCAGGGTATTGATCGTTAAATAGGCGGGAAACTGATCGATCTGAAGCACAACAGCGTCTCCAGCGAGCAAACTTTCCACATCATCTCTGGGGCCTGTCAACCCATATTCTAAAAGGGATCCCGCTTGATTCAAAATGCGAATTTGTATCGGCTGGGTGGGATTGATGCGGGCAATCGGTTGCCAAGGGCCGGGGCGAAAAGAGCTAGCAGTTTGAGCTGCTGCCTTAGGCTCAAGAGAAGGGATCCCGTTCAAGGTTATCCCCAGAATCAGTGTCAACCCACCGATCATGCTTTTGGTAGGCAGAGTTAGACAAGACATAGGCTTAAACATTCCAGAGGGGTCTACTATAGGAAAATCCGACCCAACCCGGATCAAAGCCGTCGCCAACGCCGCCCCGACTGGGCCAACAGATCTTCCGCTGCCTTTGGACCCCAAGTGCCCGCCTCATAAGTGAAAACAGGTGGAGCAGCACCGCTGCCATTGCCACTACTGGGCTCCGATTCCCAGGCCGATAACACCGGGGTGACTACGCGCCACGCCGCTTCCACCTCATCAGCACGGGTGAACAGCGTCGGATCCGACAACAAACAATCCAGCAGTAGGCGGTCGTAAGCATCGGGAGTCCCTGCGCCAAAAGCAGAGCCGTAACGAAAATCCATATCCACAGAGCGGGTGCGGATCTCCGGCCCCGGCATTTTGGCCTCGAAGCGCAGCGAGATCCCTTCATTGGGTTGGATCCGCAGCACCAAAATATTGGGACTCACCTCCCGCGCGGCCGACTGAAACAGGGAGAGGGGTACCTGCTTGAAGTGGATCGCTACCTCCGAGATTTTTTTGGGCAACCGTTTGCCGGTGCGCAGATAGAAGGGCACCCCTTTCCACCGCCAAGTATCGCACTCCAGTTTCAGGGCCACGTAGGTGGGCGTGGTGGAAGCTGGGTTGACATTGGGCTCCTGCAGATAACCCACCACTGGCTTGCCTGCCATCCAACCGGCCCCATACTGACCCCGAATGGCCGCTGCGGCCACATTGCGCGTATCTGCCAGACGAGTT contains:
- a CDS encoding helix-turn-helix domain-containing protein, which gives rise to MAPPTPSIPDLSSQVGLLYPHTPLLSSQGADWRGFHLVLAQQPPFSIPEYNPSFHTICVNYGNSVKVRSKLDGHTATIDSVPGDIGIYPADLWQEFEWYQEATYLDLFLEKTIFVRVGAELCEREEIELIPRLRRDFDPLIYQIAVALKTSLEIDGSATKLYADAMSTALAAHLISRYSSQKFKPKSTAKGLSDQKLRQVVAYIQEYLDRDLSLSELANLVQLSPYHFSRLFKQSTGMAPHKYHIQCRVEQAKQLLLQKHLPIAEIAYAVGFTSQGHLYHHFKRLTGVTPKEFLRQH